One stretch of Eupeodes corollae chromosome 2, idEupCoro1.1, whole genome shotgun sequence DNA includes these proteins:
- the LOC129947943 gene encoding adenylate kinase isoenzyme 1 isoform X4, which yields MCSVSNCPEHLEVGVPVIWILGGPGCGKGTQCEKIVAKYDFTHLSSGDLLREEVKSGSEKGQELAKVMKEGKLVSNSDVLLLLSNAIKKSLPTAKGFLIDGYPREKDQGAAFEKEIAPADLIIFFDCADQTLVTRIMKRAAASSEVRADDNEETLKTRIATFRTNTNAILSQYTDKTLILNAERSVDEIFADVTKALDAVVQKKAAPIA from the exons atgtgCTCCGTATCAAATTGTCCCGAACATTTAGAG GTTGGCGTCCCAGTAATTTGGATTTTAGGAGGTCCAGGATGTGGCAAGGGAACACAATGTGAGAAAATTGTTGCGAAATACGATTTTACACATTTGAGCAGTGGAGACTTGTTGCGAGAGGAG gtAAAATCTGGTTCTGAAAAGGGACAAGAGCTTGCTAAAGTAATGAAAGAAGGAAAACTAGTATCGAACAGTGATGTTCTACTTTTGCTTTCAAATGCCATCAAGAAGTCCCTACCAACTGCCAAAGGCTTTCTTATTGATGG TTATCCACGAGAGAAGGACCAGGGAGCtgcttttgaaaaagaaattgctCCAGCTGATTTGATCATCTTTTTTGATTGTGCtgat cAAACTCTTGTCACACGTATCATGAAACGTGCAGCAGCTTCATCTGAAGTTCGTGCTGACGACAACgaagaaacattgaaaacaagAATTGCCACATTCAGGACCAATACAAATGCCATTCTTTCGCAATACACCGACAAAACATTAATC CTTAATGCTGAGCGTTCTGTGGATGAAATTTTCGCCGATGTCACTAAAGCTCTTGATGCTGTTGTCCAAAAGAAAGCCGCTCCAATTGCGTAA
- the LOC129947943 gene encoding adenylate kinase isoenzyme 1 isoform X1, giving the protein MCSVSNCPEHLELFMCHQMAMKKEADDKQKALEIRRAQIGVGVPVIWILGGPGCGKGTQCEKIVAKYDFTHLSSGDLLREEVKSGSEKGQELAKVMKEGKLVSNSDVLLLLSNAIKKSLPTAKGFLIDGYPREKDQGAAFEKEIAPADLIIFFDCADQTLVTRIMKRAAASSEVRADDNEETLKTRIATFRTNTNAILSQYTDKTLILNAERSVDEIFADVTKALDAVVQKKAAPIA; this is encoded by the exons atgtgCTCCGTATCAAATTGTCCCGAACATTTAGAG CTATTCATGTGTCACCAAATGGCCATGAAGAAGGAAGCTGACGACAAACAAAAGGCTCTGGAAATCAGACGAGCTCAAATTGGT GTTGGCGTCCCAGTAATTTGGATTTTAGGAGGTCCAGGATGTGGCAAGGGAACACAATGTGAGAAAATTGTTGCGAAATACGATTTTACACATTTGAGCAGTGGAGACTTGTTGCGAGAGGAG gtAAAATCTGGTTCTGAAAAGGGACAAGAGCTTGCTAAAGTAATGAAAGAAGGAAAACTAGTATCGAACAGTGATGTTCTACTTTTGCTTTCAAATGCCATCAAGAAGTCCCTACCAACTGCCAAAGGCTTTCTTATTGATGG TTATCCACGAGAGAAGGACCAGGGAGCtgcttttgaaaaagaaattgctCCAGCTGATTTGATCATCTTTTTTGATTGTGCtgat cAAACTCTTGTCACACGTATCATGAAACGTGCAGCAGCTTCATCTGAAGTTCGTGCTGACGACAACgaagaaacattgaaaacaagAATTGCCACATTCAGGACCAATACAAATGCCATTCTTTCGCAATACACCGACAAAACATTAATC CTTAATGCTGAGCGTTCTGTGGATGAAATTTTCGCCGATGTCACTAAAGCTCTTGATGCTGTTGTCCAAAAGAAAGCCGCTCCAATTGCGTAA
- the LOC129947943 gene encoding adenylate kinase isoenzyme 1 isoform X3, whose translation MLFMCHQMAMKKEADDKQKALEIRRAQIGVGVPVIWILGGPGCGKGTQCEKIVAKYDFTHLSSGDLLREEVKSGSEKGQELAKVMKEGKLVSNSDVLLLLSNAIKKSLPTAKGFLIDGYPREKDQGAAFEKEIAPADLIIFFDCADQTLVTRIMKRAAASSEVRADDNEETLKTRIATFRTNTNAILSQYTDKTLILNAERSVDEIFADVTKALDAVVQKKAAPIA comes from the exons ATG CTATTCATGTGTCACCAAATGGCCATGAAGAAGGAAGCTGACGACAAACAAAAGGCTCTGGAAATCAGACGAGCTCAAATTGGT GTTGGCGTCCCAGTAATTTGGATTTTAGGAGGTCCAGGATGTGGCAAGGGAACACAATGTGAGAAAATTGTTGCGAAATACGATTTTACACATTTGAGCAGTGGAGACTTGTTGCGAGAGGAG gtAAAATCTGGTTCTGAAAAGGGACAAGAGCTTGCTAAAGTAATGAAAGAAGGAAAACTAGTATCGAACAGTGATGTTCTACTTTTGCTTTCAAATGCCATCAAGAAGTCCCTACCAACTGCCAAAGGCTTTCTTATTGATGG TTATCCACGAGAGAAGGACCAGGGAGCtgcttttgaaaaagaaattgctCCAGCTGATTTGATCATCTTTTTTGATTGTGCtgat cAAACTCTTGTCACACGTATCATGAAACGTGCAGCAGCTTCATCTGAAGTTCGTGCTGACGACAACgaagaaacattgaaaacaagAATTGCCACATTCAGGACCAATACAAATGCCATTCTTTCGCAATACACCGACAAAACATTAATC CTTAATGCTGAGCGTTCTGTGGATGAAATTTTCGCCGATGTCACTAAAGCTCTTGATGCTGTTGTCCAAAAGAAAGCCGCTCCAATTGCGTAA
- the LOC129947943 gene encoding adenylate kinase isoenzyme 1 isoform X6 gives MVGVPVIWILGGPGCGKGTQCEKIVAKYDFTHLSSGDLLREEVKSGSEKGQELAKVMKEGKLVSNSDVLLLLSNAIKKSLPTAKGFLIDGYPREKDQGAAFEKEIAPADLIIFFDCADQTLVTRIMKRAAASSEVRADDNEETLKTRIATFRTNTNAILSQYTDKTLILNAERSVDEIFADVTKALDAVVQKKAAPIA, from the exons ATG GTTGGCGTCCCAGTAATTTGGATTTTAGGAGGTCCAGGATGTGGCAAGGGAACACAATGTGAGAAAATTGTTGCGAAATACGATTTTACACATTTGAGCAGTGGAGACTTGTTGCGAGAGGAG gtAAAATCTGGTTCTGAAAAGGGACAAGAGCTTGCTAAAGTAATGAAAGAAGGAAAACTAGTATCGAACAGTGATGTTCTACTTTTGCTTTCAAATGCCATCAAGAAGTCCCTACCAACTGCCAAAGGCTTTCTTATTGATGG TTATCCACGAGAGAAGGACCAGGGAGCtgcttttgaaaaagaaattgctCCAGCTGATTTGATCATCTTTTTTGATTGTGCtgat cAAACTCTTGTCACACGTATCATGAAACGTGCAGCAGCTTCATCTGAAGTTCGTGCTGACGACAACgaagaaacattgaaaacaagAATTGCCACATTCAGGACCAATACAAATGCCATTCTTTCGCAATACACCGACAAAACATTAATC CTTAATGCTGAGCGTTCTGTGGATGAAATTTTCGCCGATGTCACTAAAGCTCTTGATGCTGTTGTCCAAAAGAAAGCCGCTCCAATTGCGTAA
- the LOC129947943 gene encoding adenylate kinase isoenzyme 1 isoform X5 yields MCLLSAQFLLMVGVPVIWILGGPGCGKGTQCEKIVAKYDFTHLSSGDLLREEVKSGSEKGQELAKVMKEGKLVSNSDVLLLLSNAIKKSLPTAKGFLIDGYPREKDQGAAFEKEIAPADLIIFFDCADQTLVTRIMKRAAASSEVRADDNEETLKTRIATFRTNTNAILSQYTDKTLILNAERSVDEIFADVTKALDAVVQKKAAPIA; encoded by the exons ATGTGTCTTCTATCAGCTCAATTTTTATTGATg GTTGGCGTCCCAGTAATTTGGATTTTAGGAGGTCCAGGATGTGGCAAGGGAACACAATGTGAGAAAATTGTTGCGAAATACGATTTTACACATTTGAGCAGTGGAGACTTGTTGCGAGAGGAG gtAAAATCTGGTTCTGAAAAGGGACAAGAGCTTGCTAAAGTAATGAAAGAAGGAAAACTAGTATCGAACAGTGATGTTCTACTTTTGCTTTCAAATGCCATCAAGAAGTCCCTACCAACTGCCAAAGGCTTTCTTATTGATGG TTATCCACGAGAGAAGGACCAGGGAGCtgcttttgaaaaagaaattgctCCAGCTGATTTGATCATCTTTTTTGATTGTGCtgat cAAACTCTTGTCACACGTATCATGAAACGTGCAGCAGCTTCATCTGAAGTTCGTGCTGACGACAACgaagaaacattgaaaacaagAATTGCCACATTCAGGACCAATACAAATGCCATTCTTTCGCAATACACCGACAAAACATTAATC CTTAATGCTGAGCGTTCTGTGGATGAAATTTTCGCCGATGTCACTAAAGCTCTTGATGCTGTTGTCCAAAAGAAAGCCGCTCCAATTGCGTAA
- the LOC129947943 gene encoding adenylate kinase isoenzyme 1 isoform X2: MCLLSAQFLLMLFMCHQMAMKKEADDKQKALEIRRAQIGVGVPVIWILGGPGCGKGTQCEKIVAKYDFTHLSSGDLLREEVKSGSEKGQELAKVMKEGKLVSNSDVLLLLSNAIKKSLPTAKGFLIDGYPREKDQGAAFEKEIAPADLIIFFDCADQTLVTRIMKRAAASSEVRADDNEETLKTRIATFRTNTNAILSQYTDKTLILNAERSVDEIFADVTKALDAVVQKKAAPIA; encoded by the exons ATGTGTCTTCTATCAGCTCAATTTTTATTGATg CTATTCATGTGTCACCAAATGGCCATGAAGAAGGAAGCTGACGACAAACAAAAGGCTCTGGAAATCAGACGAGCTCAAATTGGT GTTGGCGTCCCAGTAATTTGGATTTTAGGAGGTCCAGGATGTGGCAAGGGAACACAATGTGAGAAAATTGTTGCGAAATACGATTTTACACATTTGAGCAGTGGAGACTTGTTGCGAGAGGAG gtAAAATCTGGTTCTGAAAAGGGACAAGAGCTTGCTAAAGTAATGAAAGAAGGAAAACTAGTATCGAACAGTGATGTTCTACTTTTGCTTTCAAATGCCATCAAGAAGTCCCTACCAACTGCCAAAGGCTTTCTTATTGATGG TTATCCACGAGAGAAGGACCAGGGAGCtgcttttgaaaaagaaattgctCCAGCTGATTTGATCATCTTTTTTGATTGTGCtgat cAAACTCTTGTCACACGTATCATGAAACGTGCAGCAGCTTCATCTGAAGTTCGTGCTGACGACAACgaagaaacattgaaaacaagAATTGCCACATTCAGGACCAATACAAATGCCATTCTTTCGCAATACACCGACAAAACATTAATC CTTAATGCTGAGCGTTCTGTGGATGAAATTTTCGCCGATGTCACTAAAGCTCTTGATGCTGTTGTCCAAAAGAAAGCCGCTCCAATTGCGTAA